One Bythopirellula goksoeyrii genomic window, TCTGCTGAGACTGTCGCCAACTTAGTTTCGCTTTCGCCAGTAACCCAGATATCCTCAAGTTGACAACTATAGATTAGTCTCCAGGTGGGAGCAAGTTCTATCACTCTCGGATAAAATGATGCCTCTATGCAATAATTTATTTGGAATGAGGATTCCACTAAGAAGTCGACAGGCCCCACTCCATCCGTACTATTTTGTGCTTTCCAAAATCGTTCAGGCGAAGCACTGAGACTTAAGGAAGCGATCAGAAGTCTCCAAAGGGCAACGAGAGTAAATTGTCGGCAATGGTAGCCTTGAATTACTTAACGAGCTACCGGGCTACGTCTAGCAGGCGGAAGTGATAGTACATAGTCGTCCCTGAAAAACCTTGGAAGTCCTTGAATTGTGGGGATGCAACGGCGTTTTGCTGGCGCTAAAATTTGCCAGGTTTTGATCCGTTGGTCCCCGAAAGCTGGCAAAAAATGAAGCCCAAGACGCCGACTCCGCAGCGTGAACTCTTTGGCGCGCACCTGAGCGAACTTCTCAATCCGGAGCATCCCCTTTACCTCCTTGCCGACCGGATTGACTGGCGGCAGTTCGACCTGGCCATCGATGCCTGCTACGCCGACGAACTGGGTCGGCCAGGGGTGAACACCCGCCTGATGGTCGGCCTGATGTACCTCAAGTACACATTCAGCGAAAGTGACGAATCGGTAGTGGCCCGGTGGGTGGAAAACCCATATTGGCAGTACTTCTGTGGGTTGCAGTACATGCAGCACGAGCTGCCCATCGATTCGTCCATGATGAGCAAGTGGCGAAAGCGAGTGGGAGCCGAGCGTCTCGAAACACTTCTGGAAGCAACGATCCACACTGCGTTGGCGATGAAAGCGCTCAAGCCCCAAGAACTCCAGCGAGTGAACGTCGACACGACTGTCCAGGAGAAGGCAATTGCCTTTCCGACCGATGCCCGGCTGTACCACAAGATGCGGATTGCTTTGGTGCGGCACGCCAAAGCGCTCGGAATCCCTTTGCGTCAAAGCTACCAATTCGTGGGGAAGAAGACGCTGTTTTGGCAGCATCGGTACGCTCATGCCAGGCAGATGAGGCGGGCGGCGAAGATGAACCGCAAGCTGAAAACGCTCCTGGGTCGGGTGGTGCGAGATATCGAGCGGAAGGCCCGTAAGTTTCGGGGAAAGATTGCCGACGAACCGTTGCGCGAGTTGTTGGCACTGGCGCAGCGTCTGCTTGCCCAAGAGCGTAACAGCAAGAACAAAATCTACAGTGTGCACGCTCCGGAAGTGGAGTGCATCGCCAAGGGTAAGGCGCACAAGCGTTACGAGTTCGGCTGCAAAGCGAGTGTTGCGACTACCAGCAAGAACAATTGGATTGTCGGCGCGCAGGCCCTGCACGGCAATCCGTATGATGGACATACGTTGGCCGGGGCGATCGAGCAGATCGAACGGCTCACGGCTAAAACACCCCAGGATGTGATGGTCGACCAGGGTTATCGAGGTCACGGTTACAAAGGAGAAGCGACGGTGCATGTCGTGCACACAATTCCCAAGGAGGCAACACACGCGGTGCGGCGGATGCTCAAGCGTCGCGCGGCGGTCGAACCGACGATCGGTCACTTGAAGAGTGATAACCGGCTGAGTCGCAACCATCTGACTGGCACAGCAGGCGACCAAATCAACGTGCTGTTGGCCGCCGCAGGATACAATCTGCGTAAGCTGCTGCGCTGGATCGTTTTTTCGCCCGTTTTGCGGCTCTTGAACCGGCTGGAATCGCTGCTGAACTTCAAATCGGCCCTCCAACGCCGTCTGCTGAGCCCATAATTAACAGGAGCAAGTCGACGGAATTTACCACGACTCGGCCGAAAGAGAATTTATCAGGGACGGCTAGCTAGGCAGCTCAAGATGAGTGAATCACTTGTCTATCAACTAATTGAACAAGGCCGTTTAGCTAGTCACCGAATCGGGAATGGACGAGGTCGAATACGCATTTCGGAGAAAGACTTACTCGACTATCTGTCTGGCTGTCGAGAAGAAAAGTTGATCGTACCTCGGAGAATAAAGCAAAGGCGCAGGCTGGAGTATCTGGGATTGTAAAGCATCCACACGAGCGAGCCGAAAGGCTTGCAGAATGCCCCAGTCAGTGCCAGCTGACTGGGGCTATTGTAATTAAACAACAGGGCCAATATTGGTTAGTGGAGTTTACTGGGAATATTGCATCCTGAGGCGCGGCAAGCTTGGAGCAACAGATGTTCTGGATTGTGGGAGAGGTGTTGATAAACCCTTGCGAGCGTCGATGGATCTTTGTGCCCCATCAAGATTGCAACTGTGAGGGCATCGACGCCACGCTTTAAGGCATTGGTCGCCCATGTATGACGGAGGGTATATAGTGAGAAGCTCGGGACTAAGAGTCGAGCCCGACGCTGGATAAACTTTCGCTTTGCTTCGCAATTCAATTCTGCGATTGTTTTTTGAATTCGCTTTCCTTTAGACATTCGATAGTCGGCAAGGGAAGATGCCATATCTTCAATCTCCTGGCGACTCGGTTGAAAACCTTCTTTTTCAAGCATCTCCTTTCCGAGCCGAACGCGTATCCTGTCACAGGCGCACCCGACTGAATCCTTGTTCCATGGCTTCGCTTGACTATTGCGAAATAATGGGCCAGCTGAGAATTGTGCCATTTGTTCTTCGGTAATCGTGCGGGCTGTATCAGTCAGATACACGATTCGCGGCATAGCATTACCTTTGGCTTCGGGTGGCCGAAACACCCAACGTGAGTTAGCGAGATCAACGTGGTCGGCAGTCACCATCAGGCACTCTTGAGGCCGACAGCCGGTTTCCCAGACAATTCTGAGCAGCGACACTAAATTCTGGTCCGGCGCCAGATCAATCAATTGTTCAAATTGTTCGGGGGAAATGATTTGGTCTTTTGGTTCCGCACTAGGTGCAGAGAGCGAGGCAATTGGATTCCTGTCCAGGTAGCCCTGCTCTACTGTCCAACACAGGCATCTCTTCACAGATCGGATCTTGTTGCGCTTGGTAGCTTTAGCGTGGTTGGGGTTCTCATCGGCCCATTCCTGAACCTGATAAGGCTTGAGATCCGCTGCTTGCAGTTCGAGGTGACGAGAGATGAAGTCGCGGAGTCGTCCCTTGTACCACTGGTATGTGGCCTCAGGGCTCTTGCCATAAACTAGAGAGCGAAGATACTTGTCGGCTATATCGGCTAGAGAGAGAGAAGCTACCTTTAGCTTCTTCGGCTGTCCCATGAGCTTATAGTACAACTCATATGCCGCGGGCTTGTCGGAGCCAAGATGATGCTGGACACCATCGACAGTGACGTACCAAGCACGTCTGGATTTACGATACCAAGGTTGTGGACGACGAGCCATGAAAGAACCCTCCAGCTACGAGTGATAAAACCACACGAGCGAGCCGAAGGGTTCACAAGGAAATGGTCAGTGCCAGCCGACCAGGACCTCATCAACTAATTATCGCAGGAACTTCGTTCCGGTCCAGAATACCGTGCCTAAATCTGTGCCACATTGAAATGAGAATCAACGAAGAGCGTAAAACCGCTTGTTTCAAAGCACGCCCGGCAGGACTCGAACCTGCAACCCCTGGTTCCGAAGACCAGTGCTC contains:
- a CDS encoding helix-turn-helix domain-containing protein, giving the protein MYQGRLARQLKMSESLVYQLIEQGRLASHRIGNGRGRIRISEKDLLDYLSGCREEKLIVPRRIKQRRRLEYLGL
- a CDS encoding IS5 family transposase, translated to MKPKTPTPQRELFGAHLSELLNPEHPLYLLADRIDWRQFDLAIDACYADELGRPGVNTRLMVGLMYLKYTFSESDESVVARWVENPYWQYFCGLQYMQHELPIDSSMMSKWRKRVGAERLETLLEATIHTALAMKALKPQELQRVNVDTTVQEKAIAFPTDARLYHKMRIALVRHAKALGIPLRQSYQFVGKKTLFWQHRYAHARQMRRAAKMNRKLKTLLGRVVRDIERKARKFRGKIADEPLRELLALAQRLLAQERNSKNKIYSVHAPEVECIAKGKAHKRYEFGCKASVATTSKNNWIVGAQALHGNPYDGHTLAGAIEQIERLTAKTPQDVMVDQGYRGHGYKGEATVHVVHTIPKEATHAVRRMLKRRAAVEPTIGHLKSDNRLSRNHLTGTAGDQINVLLAAAGYNLRKLLRWIVFSPVLRLLNRLESLLNFKSALQRRLLSP
- a CDS encoding tyrosine-type recombinase/integrase, which encodes MARRPQPWYRKSRRAWYVTVDGVQHHLGSDKPAAYELYYKLMGQPKKLKVASLSLADIADKYLRSLVYGKSPEATYQWYKGRLRDFISRHLELQAADLKPYQVQEWADENPNHAKATKRNKIRSVKRCLCWTVEQGYLDRNPIASLSAPSAEPKDQIISPEQFEQLIDLAPDQNLVSLLRIVWETGCRPQECLMVTADHVDLANSRWVFRPPEAKGNAMPRIVYLTDTARTITEEQMAQFSAGPLFRNSQAKPWNKDSVGCACDRIRVRLGKEMLEKEGFQPSRQEIEDMASSLADYRMSKGKRIQKTIAELNCEAKRKFIQRRARLLVPSFSLYTLRHTWATNALKRGVDALTVAILMGHKDPSTLARVYQHLSHNPEHLLLQACRASGCNIPSKLH